The Sphaeramia orbicularis chromosome 18, fSphaOr1.1, whole genome shotgun sequence genome contains a region encoding:
- the LOC115438125 gene encoding LOW QUALITY PROTEIN: uncharacterized protein LOC115438125 (The sequence of the model RefSeq protein was modified relative to this genomic sequence to represent the inferred CDS: inserted 1 base in 1 codon; substituted 1 base at 1 genomic stop codon), translating into MTQAYGKTTTSAVCSCGKVCKNQHGLKIHQAKMKCLTGKQVVQRTDLVPGETQEEPGQESTHSAQTLHAPQAPPHVRHSEHRRVRWPAANKEREWLQFDENLDQVLESSARGDADQKLRMMSAMIISIGAERFGIKEQQPTRRPGEPNRREVKIGQLRQELRLLGWQFKQTREEERAELAELRKILRKKLTTLRRAEWHRRRGRERARKCAAFISNPFVFTKKILEQKRSGRLTCTEEEVNKYLSATYSDSAREEDLGPCRTLITPSEPTKAFNTKEPTLKEVEEVVKTARTSSVPGPSGVSYVVYKRCPRLLKRLWTILKMIWRRGKVAQQWRHAEGVWIPKEENSSNIKQFRVISLLSVEGKIFFSIVARRMTEFLLRNNYIDTSVQKGGVPKVPGCIEHTGVVTQLIREAREGKGDLSVLWLDLANAYGSIPHKLVETSLVRHHVPDKIKDLILDSYSCFSLRVTSGTKTSAFHQLEKGIITGCTISVILFSLAMNMLVKSAEVERRGPLTNSGMRPPIRAFMDDLTVTTTSVPGCRWILQGLEHLINWARMSFKPAKSRSLVVKKGRVTHQFHFSIGGVQIPSLGEKPVKSLGKIFDCTLKDTAALQATTEELETWFTAVDKSGLPGKFKAWIYQHGILPRLLWPLLVYDVPLTTVECFERKVSCFLWKWLGLPRSLSSIALYGRNNKLKLPFSSLTEEFMVTRAREVLMYRDSSDIKVSSMGIEVRTGRKWKAHEAVDQAESRLRHSELVGAVASGRAGLGSNPRLHFNKAQGKERHQLIQEEVRAGVEEARCSRTVRMWQQGAWTXWDEAADRKISWMGLAETPLCPLCQGAGSLEHILSCCPRALADGRYRWRHDQVLRVIADVISTGISTSRHQQLTKQSITFVRAGEKPQQHRAQAGGLLATARDWQLKVDLGRQLKXPENITVTTLRPDIVLVSETTRQVVLLELTVPWEDRMEEAFERKRAKYEELAGECRSRGWRTRCNPIEVGCRGFVSQSLIRALKMLGVKGLHIRRAIRNITDAAEKASRWLWIKRGELWTTQDT; encoded by the exons ATGACCCAGGCTTATGGAAAAACGACGACGAGCGCAGTCTGTTCATGTGGCAAAGTCTGCAAGAACCAGCATGGCCTGAAGATCCACCAGGCCAAAATGAAATGCTTGACGGGGAAGCAGGTGGTGCAACGCACAGATCTAGTACCTGGTGAGACGCAGGAGGAGCCCGGCCAGGAGTCAACCCACAGTGCCCAGACCCTCCATGCCCCACAAGCTCCACCCCATGTCAGGCATTCCGAACATCGCCGGGTCAGGTGGCCTGCTGCCAACAAGGAGAGAGAGTGGCTCCAGTTTGACGAAAATCTGGACCAAGTGCTTGAATCTTCAGCAAGGGGAGATGCAGACCAGAAGTTGCGGATGATGTCTGCAATGATCATCAGCATTGGTGCTGAAAGGTTTGGCATAAAGGAACAGCAGCCAACTAGAAGGCCAGGGGAGCCAAATAGGCGGGAGGTGAAGATTGGCCAGCTTAGGCAGGAACTTAGACTGCTTGGGTGGCAGTTTAAACAGacaagggaggaggagagggccgAGCTGGCAGAGCTCCGTAAAATCCTGAGGAAGAAACTCACCACACTCCGCCGAGCCGAGTGGCATAGAAGGAGGGGCAGGGAGAGAGCCAGGAAATGCGCAGCCTTCATCTCGAACCCCTTTGTCTTCACCAAGAAAATCCTCGAGCAGAAGAGAAGTGGCCGTCTTACCTGTACTGAAGAAGAGGTCAACAAGTACCTAAGTGCCACCTACAGTGACAGCGCAAGAGAGGAAGATCTCGGACCGTGCAGAACCTTGATAACTCCATCAGAACCCACTAAGGCATTTAACACCAAGGAGCCAACTCTGAAAGAAGTTGAGGAGGTGGTCAAAACTGCTAGAACCAGCTCAGTGCCAGGCCCTAGTGGAGTGTCTTATGTTGTCTACAAGAGATGCCCCAGACTCTTGAAGCGACTATGGACAATCCTGAAAATGATCTGGAGAAGGGGGAAGGTGGCACAGCAGTGGAGACACGCAGAGGGTGTCTGGATTCCGAAGGAGGAGAACTCAAGTAACATCAAGCAGTTCAGGGTCATCTCACTCCTCAGTGTGGAGGGCAAAATATTTTTTAGTATTGTTGCCCGACGCATGACGGAGTTCCTCCTGAGGAACAATTACATCGATACCTCTGTGCAGAAGGGGGGAGTTCCAAAGGTTCCAGGATGCATCGAGCACACAGGAGTTGTTACTCAGCTGATCCGGGAGGCACGTGAAGGCAAAGGTGACCTGTCAGTCCTTTGGCTGGACCTTGCCAATGCGTATGGGAGCATTCCACACAAGCTGGTGGAAACCTCGCTTGTCCGACACCATGTTCCAGACAAAATCAAGGACCTCATACTGGACAGTTACAGCTGCTTCAGTTTGAGAGTCACTTCTGGAACAAAAACATCTGCATTTCATCAGCTTGAGAAGGGCATTATCACTGGATGCACCATTTCAGTGATATTGTTTTCCTTGGCTATGAATATGCTGGTGAAGTCAGCTGAGGTAGAGCGCAGAGGTCCACTCACCAACTCAGGTATGCGGCCCCCCATCAGAGCATTTATGGATGATCTGACAGTGACTACAACATCAGTTCCGGGCTGTAGATGGATCCTGCAAGGCCTTGAGCATCTCATCAACTGGGCCCGGATGAGTTTTAAACCGGCCAAGTCCAGATCCCTGGTAGTGAAGAAGGGGAGGGTTACACACCAGTTTCACTTCTCAATAGGAGGTGTCCAGATTCCATCACTGGGAGAGAAGCCAGTTAAGAGCTTGGGCAAGATCTTCGACTGCACCTTGAAGGACACCGCAGCACTCCAAGCAACAACGGAGGAGCTGGAAACCTGGTTTACAGCAGTGGATAAGTCAGGGTTACCAGGCAAGTTTAAAGCCTGGATCTACCAGCATGGCATCCTGCCACGACTCCTCTGGCCACTGCTGGTCTATGATGTGCCACTGACCACCGTCGAGTGCTTCGAGAGGAAGGTGAGCTGTTTCCTGTGGAAGTGGTTGGGCCTACCGAGAAGCCTCAGCAGCATTGCCTTGTACGGGAGGAACAACAAACTGAAACTGCCCTTCAGTAGTCTGACGGAGGAGTTTATGGTTACCCGTGCAAGAGAGGTGCTGATGTATAGGGACTCCAGTGACATCAAAGTCTCTTCGATGGGCATAGAAGTAAGAACCGGCAGGAAGTGGAAGGCTCATGAGGCAGTCGACCAGGCTGAATCCCGCTTGCGACACAGTGAGCTGGTGGGAGCAGTGGCATCCGGTCGGGCAGGTCTTGGGAGCAATCCAAGACTTCACTTCAACAAGGCCCAGGGAAAGGAGAGGCACCAGCTAATCCAGGAGGAGGTCCGAGCAGGGGTGGAGGAAGCCCGCTGCAGCAGGACAGTAAGGATGTGGCAACAAGGAGCATGGACCTGATGGGATGAGGCAGCTGACCGGAAGATATCGTGGATGGGCTTGGCCGAGACTCCACTGTGCCCCCTCTGCCAGGGAGCTGGATCGCTGGAGCACATCTTGAGCTGCTGCCCTAGGGCACTAGCAGATGGACGTTACCGCTGGCGCCATGACCAGGTGCTGCGGGTCATTGCAGACGTCATCAGCACCGGGATCTCCACCAGTAGGCACCAACAACTGACAAAGCAATCCATCACCTTTGTCAGGGCTGGGGAGAAGCCACAGCAGCACCGGGCTCAAGCAGGGGGGCTGCTAGCAACAGCTCGGGACTGGCAGCTGAAGGTCGACCTAGGGAGACAGCTCA TTCCTGAGAACATCACAGTGACCACGCTCAGGCCAGATATAGTCCTGGTTTCAGAAACAACAAGGCAAGTGGTCCTGCTGGAGTTGACCGTCCCCTGGGAAGACCGGATGGAGGAGGCCTTTGAGAGGAAGAGGGCCAAGTATGAGGAGCTGGCAGGCGAATGCCGAAGCAGGGGATGGAGGACCCGATGTAACCCCATCGAGGTCGGATGCAGAGGGTTTGTCAGCCAGTCTCTAATCAGGGCACTCAAGATGTTGGGCGTGAAGGGACTGCACATCAGAAGAGCCATCAGAAACATAACTGACGCAGCAGAAAAGGCGTCAAGATGGCTGTGGATCAAGCGGGGGGAGCTGTGGACCACACAGGATACTTAG